The Pueribacillus theae genome has a window encoding:
- a CDS encoding multicopper oxidase family protein: protein MRLERPLEKFVDALPILETLKPIRKTKKKTYYEVTMKEFRQKLHRDLRPTRLWGYESMFPGPTFEVRRDELVEVMWKNDLPASHFLPLDQTLHNVEGNPETRTVVHLHGGETPPHSDGHPDAWFTKDFKETGPEFTRKVYQYPNHQRASLLWYHDHAVGITRLNVYAGLAGLYLIRDEKEERLNLPKGDYEIPLVIQDRSFNEDGSLFYPDQPDPPIPNAPYPSVVPFFCGDTILVNGKVWPYLEVEPRKYRFRILNASNTRNFTLSLDSGQPFYQIGSDGGLFSKPVKVESIDMHPAERVDIIVDFSRYKGEEIILKNGSGCGGPVDPETDGNVMQFRVKRTLDTPDTSIIPKQLDDLPLPPKDAIQTVRNLKLIGSQDEFGRPLLLLDNQMWDDPVTEKPRVGDTEIWVFVNTTAFAHPMHVHLVQFQVLSHQAFDLDHYNETGNIVFTGPVMAPAPNNRGLKDTITVPPGSVTKIIAKFSPYTGTYVWHCHILEHEDYDMMRPFEVVQKKQIRKRKNEQNE from the coding sequence ATGCGTTTAGAACGGCCGTTAGAAAAGTTTGTTGACGCCTTGCCGATTTTGGAGACATTGAAGCCAATCAGAAAAACAAAAAAGAAGACGTACTATGAAGTGACGATGAAGGAGTTTCGGCAAAAACTCCATCGTGATTTAAGGCCGACCCGGCTATGGGGATATGAATCAATGTTTCCTGGCCCTACATTTGAAGTACGTAGAGATGAGCTTGTAGAAGTAATGTGGAAAAATGATCTGCCTGCAAGTCATTTTCTTCCGCTTGACCAAACGCTTCACAATGTAGAAGGCAACCCTGAAACTAGGACAGTCGTTCATTTACATGGGGGAGAGACGCCTCCACATAGTGATGGACATCCTGACGCTTGGTTTACAAAAGATTTTAAAGAAACGGGCCCTGAATTTACGAGAAAGGTATATCAATATCCGAATCACCAGCGAGCAAGTTTGCTTTGGTATCACGATCACGCAGTTGGGATTACACGATTAAATGTATATGCTGGGCTTGCTGGACTTTATCTTATACGAGATGAAAAAGAAGAGCGTTTAAATCTCCCAAAAGGAGACTATGAAATTCCACTTGTGATCCAAGATCGTTCGTTTAATGAAGACGGATCGCTTTTTTATCCAGATCAACCTGATCCGCCAATTCCAAATGCGCCTTATCCTTCTGTTGTTCCATTTTTCTGTGGGGATACAATTTTAGTTAATGGAAAAGTTTGGCCTTACTTGGAAGTGGAACCAAGAAAGTACCGATTTCGCATTTTAAATGCTTCAAACACACGTAATTTTACACTGAGCCTCGATTCTGGCCAGCCATTTTATCAAATTGGGTCTGATGGAGGTTTGTTTTCGAAGCCGGTGAAAGTGGAATCAATTGACATGCATCCTGCTGAGCGTGTCGATATTATTGTCGATTTTTCGCGTTATAAAGGTGAAGAGATTATTTTAAAAAATGGTTCTGGCTGTGGAGGGCCCGTTGATCCTGAAACAGACGGCAATGTCATGCAGTTTCGGGTAAAACGCACATTAGATACACCAGATACTAGCATCATTCCAAAGCAATTAGACGATCTTCCGCTACCGCCAAAGGATGCCATCCAAACGGTTAGAAATTTAAAATTAATCGGTTCCCAAGATGAATTTGGCCGTCCTCTTTTGTTATTGGATAATCAAATGTGGGATGACCCTGTCACTGAGAAGCCTCGAGTAGGGGATACGGAAATATGGGTTTTTGTCAATACAACGGCATTCGCCCATCCGATGCATGTCCATCTCGTACAATTCCAAGTGCTCAGTCACCAAGCCTTTGACTTAGACCATTATAATGAAACGGGAAACATCGTATTTACTGGACCCGTTATGGCTCCCGCTCCTAACAATAGAGGGCTGAAAGATACCATTACTGTTCCTCCGGGCAGCGTGACGAAAATCATTGCAAAATTTTCACCATACACCGGAACGTATGTATGGCATTGCCATATATTAGAACATGAAGACTACGATATGATGCGCCCTTTTGAAGTCGTTCAAAAGAAACAAATCAGGAAAAGAAAAAACGAGCAAAACGAATGA
- a CDS encoding response regulator transcription factor: MSDYQINLVEDEQSLARILKTYLEKEGWQVNVFYRGEDALEHLHSPCHLWILDIMLPGIDGYEVLKKIKSNSDTPVIFISARDQDLDRIVGLELGGDDYLSKPFLPRELVIRARKLLKLFHEQHHSKTIELCGYSIDFIKRKIISKDEEIELTTKEMDVVLLLAGHLNKILKREIILQHVWGEDYFGSTRAVDDVIRRIRKKMPRLNLETVYGYGYRIVPQ, from the coding sequence ATGTCTGATTACCAGATTAATCTTGTGGAGGACGAGCAAAGCTTGGCCCGCATTTTAAAGACCTATTTAGAAAAAGAGGGTTGGCAGGTGAATGTATTTTATCGTGGTGAAGACGCATTAGAGCATCTTCATTCACCGTGTCATTTATGGATCTTAGATATTATGCTTCCGGGAATTGATGGCTATGAAGTACTGAAAAAAATTAAAAGCAATTCAGATACACCCGTTATCTTTATTTCAGCAAGGGATCAAGATCTCGATCGGATCGTCGGGCTTGAACTTGGCGGAGACGACTATTTGTCAAAGCCTTTTCTGCCTAGGGAACTCGTCATCCGGGCACGAAAGCTGTTAAAGCTCTTTCATGAGCAGCACCATTCAAAGACGATTGAGCTATGCGGGTATTCGATCGATTTTATTAAACGGAAAATCATAAGCAAAGATGAGGAAATCGAATTGACGACAAAAGAAATGGATGTTGTTCTTTTACTCGCGGGGCACTTGAATAAGATTCTTAAGAGAGAGATTATTTTGCAGCACGTTTGGGGAGAGGATTACTTCGGTTCGACAAGAGCAGTTGATGATGTCATTCGGCGAATTCGGAAAAAAATGCCTCGTCTCAATTTGGAAACAGTGTATGGCTACGGCTACAGGATCGTTCCCCAATGA